From a region of the Halanaerobium hydrogeniformans genome:
- a CDS encoding HIRAN domain-containing protein, whose translation MVIAKHKNELLVVWKDPDTRERIVIGRLWKEDGLFQFKYIREDENEHGSIEYALKMGYKTIKIFEDIDQKYTSEKLFAPFLNRLNGKDRKNKPFEALKRTGGRLNTDTLEFMEPIDEEKKCRTVKFNIAGWRHYDGDKALENLDSGQEIHLEIEEDNIYDMHAIEIWTKDKEYKLGYVPAVYSRYIDKLVEDGEYDAVIAEVNPKADPYQILEIRFRGEMVNPKVEETKFSIA comes from the coding sequence GTGGTAATTGCTAAACACAAAAATGAGCTTTTAGTTGTCTGGAAGGATCCAGATACCAGAGAAAGAATTGTAATCGGTAGATTATGGAAAGAAGATGGATTGTTTCAATTTAAATATATTAGAGAAGACGAAAATGAGCATGGGAGTATTGAATATGCACTTAAGATGGGATATAAAACGATTAAGATTTTTGAAGATATTGACCAAAAATATACTTCTGAAAAATTATTTGCTCCATTCCTTAATAGATTAAATGGTAAAGATAGAAAAAATAAGCCATTTGAGGCACTGAAACGAACTGGAGGAAGATTGAATACAGATACATTAGAATTCATGGAGCCTATTGATGAAGAAAAGAAATGTAGAACAGTTAAATTCAATATTGCAGGTTGGAGACATTATGATGGAGATAAAGCTTTAGAAAACTTAGATTCAGGACAGGAAATTCATTTAGAAATTGAAGAGGATAATATTTATGATATGCATGCAATTGAAATCTGGACTAAAGATAAAGAGTACAAACTTGGTTATGTTCCAGCTGTTTACAGTAGGTATATTGATAAGCTGGTAGAAGATGGAGAATATGATGCTGTAATTGCTGAGGTTAATCCTAAAGCTGACCCCTATCAAATTTTAGAGATTAGATTTAGAGGTGAGATGGTTAATCCCAAGGTGGAAGAAACTAAATTTTCTATCGCT